The Methanomicrobiales archaeon genomic interval CTGTGGTGCTTGCATACTCCGGAGGTCTGGATACCTCGATATGCATTCCGCTCCTCAAGGAGCACTATTCGTACGAACGCGTTGTCACGGCGGTTGTGGATGTGGGTCAGCCAAAGAGCGATATCGACCTGGCAGAGAAGAAGGGAAGGGCACTCGCCGACGATCATTACACGATCGATGCCCGAGAAGATTTCGTCAACGGGCACGTCTTCCCCTCCATTCGGGCGAACGGCTGCTACGAGGGCTATCCTCTGGGCACCGCTCTGGCACGCCCTCTTATCGCCGGCAAGATCGTCGATCTGGCCAGGGATGTCGGAGCCGATGCCATCGCCCATGGCTGCACCGGCAAAGGAAACGACCAGCTCCGCTTCGACTTCATCATCCGGAGCGCCGGGTTCCGCCTGATCGCCCCTGTCCGCGAACTCAATCTCACCCGTGACTGGGAGATCGAATACGCACGGAAGCACAATATCCCGTGCCAGGCGGTGAAAGAGAACCCCTACAGCATCGACGAGAACTGCTGGAACCGCTCCATCGAGGGGGGGAGGCTGGAGGATCCCGCCTTCCATCCTCCCGAGGAGATCTACCGCTGGACCGCGTCCGTCGCCAATTCGCCCGACACTCCCGAGGTGGTCAGTATCGGCTTTTCGGATGGTGTGCCCGTCTCGCTCAATGGCGAGCGGTTGAAGGGCATCGACCTGGTGCAGCGGATGAACGCGATCGCCGGAAGGCACGGTGTGGGGCGGAACGACATGATCGAGGACCGAATCCTGGGGCTGAAGGCCCGCGAGGTGTACGAGCACCCTGCGGCAACCGCCCTGATCACCGCTCACCGCGATCTCGAAGGGCTCGTGCTCACCCGCCAGGAGCTCGCCTTCAAGGCGATCGTGGACGAGCGCTGGTCGGAGCTCGCCTACATGGGTCTCGTCCACGAACCGCTGTTCGATGCCCTCAACGCCTTCATCGACAAGACGCAGGAGCGGGTGACCGGCATCGTGGATCTGCAGCTCTTCAAGGGGCAAGCCCGCCCGATAGGCCGCTCGTCTCCATTCGCCCTCTACGCCGGCGACCTGGTCTCGTTCGACAGCACTGCCCTCGATCAGTGCACAGCCGAGGGGTTCTCGCGCTACTTCGGGCTCCAGGCTCAGCTGCTCCAGCAGGTGCGGCGGAGAGCGCGCAAAGAATAGAATGGGATGAATCATCCCCGGCTTTTTCCAGCTTCTTACCAAGGGCTGCATGGGTTTCAGGATCAGCCGTTCGATTCCGCCTTTCCTCCATCGACCGCATCCTGGCGGTGCCGGTTCGGGCGGAGGAACGCGGCCGCCGATAAATTCGGCGGTATCAACCGAGCCCGCCCCCGATGGAGCAGAGGCTCGCACGTATGCGCCGGTAAAGGCTGACCAGCGCCCTCCCGGTCCCCGGGGAAGATGAACAGGTTCTAGGTCTGCCGGTGGCCCAGCACGGATACTCGGGGCATCGGATCAATCCCGCAGGATACGCTCGAGATATTGTTCCCGCATCAGAAATAACGGCTCCGTGCAAACGGCAAACGGAGACGAGGATACGGAACAGTCCACATACGGACTCTCCATTCGAGGATATCGAACTAGAGGACATAGGGCTCACGAACAGTATTGCCCTCGATCCTCCCCCCGGGTTATCGTGCTGGCGGGATGGGGCATTGGTCCGCTGGTTCCCGCTTCGACGCCATCGCAGGGACGGGCGAGGAGCCCTCACCAGTGCGATATACCTGAATCGGGCAACCGTGGCGCGAATCGACGCTCTATGCACATCAGCCCGGCTTGAACTTCTCCTTCTCAGGGTGTTGCAGGAGGGGGATTCATCCTTTTCGGTGCGACATGGCTTGTAGGAGGCAGAATCGGGGGATTTCTGAAGGAGAGCGGGCAGACGTAGGCGCAACCCAGCGGAAGAATGCACGAGTATTCAAAACCGGGAGGCAGTCGCGAGAGCGATGGGCGGTCTCGCCTCCGATGGTATTCGCCAGGCTGCAGGGGCTTCTGCAGCCCGGAAACCGCTCGGTCCCTTTCTAATCCCGGGAGCCGGGAGAATCCGCCCTCCCCTGCCGCGGGAGTGCCGCCGTCCCGAAGAAGATGGCGGTGTTCCGCTCTCTACGCGGAGTCTAGAGCACCTTCTTTCCCGCGTTCTTGCCCGGCGTGCACTCGAACACCTCTTTCACCGAGAGCACGAGGAGGGACTTGGCCGGGTACGCCTCGTTCTTCGCCTTCATGGTCGCCTTCATCTTCTCATAGCGGGCACCGCTCGTCTCCACGCGAACGTCGCCTTTCACCTGGAAGCAGCGCTTGCTGTCGGGGTCCCAGAAGAAGATCGCCATCTTCGGGTTCTCTTTCACGTTGGCAAGCGTCTTGACCATGTAGTTGTCCCCCACCCAGATCGTCTCGTCGTCGGCGATCTGCACGAAGGCGATCGGCGCCACGTTCGGCACCCCCTCTCTGGATGCTGTGGCGACGGGGAAGATCTTGTTCTTCGCAAACACGGCTTTTATCTCATCAGTCAGTGTTACCATTCTCTTCACCTCATCCGTGCGTTCTGCTGACCCTATCCGGTCAAATTCCGGCGAAGTGTCAATGGTTAATAATCGTTCACTCTATTTATGGGTATTGGCCGAAACCATTTTCTTCCGCGGTGCCGATATATTCCCGGAAGAGCAGGGGAGGAGCGCGGTGCTCGCCGCTGCGGTTAATTAGAAAGGTATAAAGGAGTACAGGAAAGACCAATCACTATGTGTGCGCGATTTTTTGGGCGTTTTTTCAAACCCAGGCCCCATATCGTCAAGAGCCCGCCTCCCCCCTCCATCGCCCACGGGGCGGGCATGAATATCCCCGAGTACCGGGTAAAGCCCTATTTTATCTGCGCTTCCGTGGAGATGGGTAACACCACCACCAAGTGCATCCTGACCGGCACGAACCTGGAGACCGGCCAGAGCTACGTCATCAACAAGACCGTGGGGATGAGCCGGGACATCCGCAAGCCGAAACCGGGCGAGGAGATCTTTGGAGAGACGCTGGACGGCACACAGATTACGCGGGAGTCAGTGACCGAGCTCATTCGGGACACACTGGTGAAGTGCCACCGGGACGCGAATCTCTCGATCCAGGACGACCTGGACTTCGTGGTGCGGAGCACCGGGGTGGTGGCGGAGATGGAGACGCCTGACCAGGTGGGCGAGTTCGTGATCGCGCTCGCGAACGGCTGCCTGCTGGCCGGGGTCCCGCCCCGCAAGATGACGCCGCCGATGTCCAAGGACAATCTGCCGAAGAGGCTGCAGCCCTACAGCTACGCCGACAAGGTGGTCTTCGTCGGCGCCGTGGCCGGAGTAATCCCGCCGCTCGGGAGCACGGGCGTGGAGATGGTGGCGAACGAGATGGAGGGGGAGCTTGCGATGGCCGGAATCAAGGAGGGGGCGAAGTGGACCCCCGTGGACTTCCGGAACCCCTGCGTGACCATCGATTTCGGGACTACACTCGACGGGCGCATCACCAGCGACGTCCCCCCGGATGCGGAGAATCCATTTGCCAAGACGATCGGTAACTTCTGCGGTCTGGCAGGGGCGATCCCCGACGCCATCGTGCGAGGGACCGGTCTCGTGGAGAAGCAGAAGGGCACTGCCCTGGATCTCCTGGGGGAGAGGAGTGTGGAAGGCGGTCTGGCGCGGCGAAAGAGCGCGCTGGTGGAGGAGTACGTGGAGCGCTGCCATGCGCATATCGACATCCGTACGGTGCCCCCGGACCGGAGGAAGTTCGGGCGGGTGCCCGTCTATGCCGACGTGGCAGAGAAGAGTGGCGTCACTCTGATCGGCTGCGACTGTGGTGTCAACGGGAGTGATATCGGGAAGCTGGAGGAGATTGGAGCCGATATCCAGGAGAATCACGACATCGGGCTGCTCACCGCCGTCGTGGATTCCGTCTGCGCGAGAATGGCCCTCAGGCTGGTGGATGTGGCCGTTCATCAGGGGCTCGTCCCGCCGAACGCCTCGATCGGTTTCACGGGGAGGGCCGCCATCTCCGGACGGAAACCGGAGTACATCCTGGAGGGTATCGCGGAGCGGAATCTCTTCGAGAACCCCGGCGATCACCTTGTCTTCGTGGACGATGGGCTGGCGCGGGGCGCCGCTGTCATGGGGCGGTGCATGCTATCCCTGGGCAAGCCGAAGAATCCTCTGGGCGGGGTGCGGGGCGGACGATGCATCATGGCACGAAGGATAAATGTAGGCAAATGAGGTATATTCATGGAAGAAACGGAACTGTTCGATGTGCTCATCCCGCCGGGCGTCCCCCGGACGATCATTCGGGATGTGATCGAGAAGTACGACGTGGAGCTGGTGGAGCGCTCCAGGCCGATCCGGATCGGGATCATGCAGGGCGAAGAACGGAACCTGCTCGCCTTCCGCGGACGGCGGGAGGTGGTGGAGGAGGTCGAGCGTTATATGCTGGAACGCCTCCGCACGTTCATCGAGGGGGAGGAGAGTCCCCGGTAGGCAGCGGCGTGCCCAGGATGAGACTGACGAGGAGCGCCTTCTGTGCATGCAGCCGGTTCTCCGCCTGCTGCCAGACGACGCTTCGATCCCCCTCGATCACCGCATCCGTGATCTCCTCCCCGCGGTGTGCGGGAAGGCAGTGCAGCACGACAACATCCGCCCGCGCAAGCCCGATCAGCGCCTCGTCCACCGTGTAGCCCCGGAATGCCGCCATCCGCGTCTGCCGCTCCGCCTCTTCTCCCATCGAGACCCAGACGTCCGTGTAGATCGCATCCGCCCCGGCAACGGCGGTTTCGGGCGACTCGACCACCGTCACTCTCCCTCCGCGATCCCGCGCCTGCCGCACGACCGCCTCCTGCGGCTGATAACCTGCCGGGCTGGCGACTGCCACCTCCATCCCCGTGAGGGCGGAGGCCAGGATGAGTGAGTGGCAGACATTGTTCCCATCCCCCACCCAGGCGATCCGCCGCCCCTCCACCGATCCGAAGCACTCCTCGAGGGTCATGATGTCCGCCAGAATCTG includes:
- a CDS encoding argininosuccinate synthase encodes the protein MGNGTVVLAYSGGLDTSICIPLLKEHYSYERVVTAVVDVGQPKSDIDLAEKKGRALADDHYTIDAREDFVNGHVFPSIRANGCYEGYPLGTALARPLIAGKIVDLARDVGADAIAHGCTGKGNDQLRFDFIIRSAGFRLIAPVRELNLTRDWEIEYARKHNIPCQAVKENPYSIDENCWNRSIEGGRLEDPAFHPPEEIYRWTASVANSPDTPEVVSIGFSDGVPVSLNGERLKGIDLVQRMNAIAGRHGVGRNDMIEDRILGLKAREVYEHPAATALITAHRDLEGLVLTRQELAFKAIVDERWSELAYMGLVHEPLFDALNAFIDKTQERVTGIVDLQLFKGQARPIGRSSPFALYAGDLVSFDSTALDQCTAEGFSRYFGLQAQLLQQVRRRARKE
- a CDS encoding pyridoxamine 5'-phosphate oxidase family protein is translated as MVTLTDEIKAVFAKNKIFPVATASREGVPNVAPIAFVQIADDETIWVGDNYMVKTLANVKENPKMAIFFWDPDSKRCFQVKGDVRVETSGARYEKMKATMKAKNEAYPAKSLLVLSVKEVFECTPGKNAGKKVL
- a CDS encoding methanogenesis marker 14 protein, which translates into the protein MCARFFGRFFKPRPHIVKSPPPPSIAHGAGMNIPEYRVKPYFICASVEMGNTTTKCILTGTNLETGQSYVINKTVGMSRDIRKPKPGEEIFGETLDGTQITRESVTELIRDTLVKCHRDANLSIQDDLDFVVRSTGVVAEMETPDQVGEFVIALANGCLLAGVPPRKMTPPMSKDNLPKRLQPYSYADKVVFVGAVAGVIPPLGSTGVEMVANEMEGELAMAGIKEGAKWTPVDFRNPCVTIDFGTTLDGRITSDVPPDAENPFAKTIGNFCGLAGAIPDAIVRGTGLVEKQKGTALDLLGERSVEGGLARRKSALVEEYVERCHAHIDIRTVPPDRRKFGRVPVYADVAEKSGVTLIGCDCGVNGSDIGKLEEIGADIQENHDIGLLTAVVDSVCARMALRLVDVAVHQGLVPPNASIGFTGRAAISGRKPEYILEGIAERNLFENPGDHLVFVDDGLARGAAVMGRCMLSLGKPKNPLGGVRGGRCIMARRINVGK
- the argF gene encoding ornithine carbamoyltransferase, which translates into the protein MKRDFLSILDLTAVELRDLLDAAHRMKRDRCAGRRNGILRGHTLAMLFEKASTRTRLSFEVGMHELGGHALFLNPRDLQLGRGEEIRDTARVFSRYVSAVMIRTYLHSTLEEYARWSSVPVINGLSDREHPCQILADIMTLEECFGSVEGRRIAWVGDGNNVCHSLILASALTGMEVAVASPAGYQPQEAVVRQARDRGGRVTVVESPETAVAGADAIYTDVWVSMGEEAERQTRMAAFRGYTVDEALIGLARADVVVLHCLPAHRGEEITDAVIEGDRSVVWQQAENRLHAQKALLVSLILGTPLPTGDSPPPR